In Leptolyngbya sp. SIO1E4, one DNA window encodes the following:
- a CDS encoding DUF2839 domain-containing protein: MGESKRRQQKLGDDYGKEATILPWLPITKRQGEQFVAWTTRGAWIGIAAMITLWVTVRFIGPGFGWWDIVN, translated from the coding sequence ATGGGAGAATCTAAGCGCCGCCAGCAGAAATTAGGGGATGATTACGGCAAAGAGGCTACTATCTTGCCTTGGCTACCAATCACAAAACGGCAGGGAGAGCAATTTGTCGCATGGACCACTCGGGGAGCATGGATTGGGATTGCTGCCATGATTACGCTGTGGGTTACCGTTCGCTTTATTGGGCCAGGGTTTGGCTGGTGGGATATCGTTAATTAA
- the rplI gene encoding 50S ribosomal protein L9 produces MAKRVQVVLQTDIRKLGIAGDLVEVAPGYARNYLFPRGLAVRTTPGVLKQVERRREEIRQRLEQIKQDAESMKTALETIGMFVIKKPVGENDAIFGTVTSGDVADTIQEATQKEVDRRDISVPDINKLGEYTATLKLHAEVTATINIRVAAE; encoded by the coding sequence ATGGCTAAGCGAGTTCAAGTTGTTTTGCAGACAGATATCCGCAAATTAGGCATTGCTGGAGATTTGGTTGAAGTAGCCCCAGGCTATGCCCGAAACTACCTCTTTCCGAGAGGGCTAGCGGTTCGCACGACACCGGGTGTCCTCAAGCAGGTAGAGCGGCGACGGGAAGAGATTCGTCAGCGTTTAGAGCAAATTAAGCAAGACGCAGAGTCAATGAAGACGGCGTTAGAAACAATTGGCATGTTTGTCATCAAGAAGCCTGTGGGCGAGAATGACGCCATTTTCGGGACAGTCACATCGGGCGATGTGGCCGACACGATTCAAGAAGCAACCCAAAAAGAAGTGGATCGCCGCGATATTTCTGTACCAGATATCAACAAGCTGGGGGAATATACAGCCACTCTCAAGCTACATGCTGAGGTAACAGCAACCATTAACATTCGAGTTGCCGCTGAGTAG
- a CDS encoding EAL domain-containing protein — translation MHAEKMPSILVVDDEPDNFDVIEALLNGEEYDFYYAPGGQQALSQLTHFQPDVILLDVMMPDMDGMEVCRHLKRMPEWSTIPVIMVTALTAKEDLAKCMAAGADDFISKPVSRIELRARVKSMLRIRRQYQTLSDFNRQLESTVQQRTSELYQRIFQDPLTQLPSRAFLLQHLQTVLQDHHHEFALVYLGCDQFKLINGSLGHDIGEQLLVEIAKRLNTHLRPGDLLTRTGEDEFCFFLDQVSDQGSVSLFVQKILQDFDEAFAVAGFEIYVTACIGVALSSDGYTQSHEPLQDADTAMYQARLRGKGRYQVFDRQMHQRFMERLTLENDLRRALERQEFVNFYQPIVNLRTGQITGFEALVRWLHPELGMVSPGRFIPCMEETGLIVPVGMMVLQLACQQLNQWNQAGWSDLTISVNLSVRQFAHPNLITEIDQVVTETHINPELLRLEITESAIMEDAKAAVDVTQELRSRRMQLSIDDFGTGYSSLGYLNQFPIDSLKIDRAFVKEIGTPNNKSEILQAIIGLGEALNLNLIAEGIETPQQLAHLQALGIQYGQGYFFGKPLNSKKATALLQTAPK, via the coding sequence ATGCACGCGGAAAAAATGCCGTCTATATTAGTCGTAGATGATGAGCCCGATAATTTTGACGTCATTGAGGCGCTGCTCAATGGCGAAGAGTATGATTTTTACTATGCACCGGGCGGTCAGCAGGCCTTGAGTCAGCTAACTCACTTTCAGCCAGATGTGATTCTGCTGGATGTGATGATGCCTGACATGGATGGCATGGAGGTTTGTCGTCACCTTAAGCGGATGCCTGAGTGGAGTACGATTCCCGTGATTATGGTGACAGCGCTGACAGCAAAGGAAGACCTGGCCAAGTGTATGGCGGCAGGTGCAGATGATTTCATCAGTAAACCTGTGAGTCGTATTGAGCTGCGGGCCAGGGTGAAATCGATGTTGAGGATTCGACGGCAGTACCAAACGCTTTCGGACTTTAACCGGCAGCTAGAAAGCACCGTACAGCAACGCACCTCTGAGCTATATCAAAGAATTTTTCAGGATCCCCTGACTCAACTGCCAAGTCGAGCATTTTTACTTCAGCACTTGCAAACAGTGCTTCAAGATCACCATCATGAGTTTGCTTTGGTCTATTTAGGCTGTGATCAATTCAAGTTGATCAACGGCTCCTTGGGACATGATATTGGTGAGCAGCTGCTGGTAGAAATTGCCAAACGACTGAATACGCACCTGCGCCCAGGGGATTTACTGACCCGCACGGGTGAAGATGAGTTCTGCTTTTTCTTAGATCAGGTTTCTGATCAAGGCTCTGTCAGCCTCTTTGTGCAGAAAATTCTTCAAGATTTTGATGAAGCCTTTGCAGTGGCAGGCTTTGAAATTTATGTCACGGCTTGTATCGGGGTGGCTCTCAGCAGCGATGGCTATACCCAATCCCATGAACCCTTGCAAGATGCTGATACCGCTATGTATCAGGCTAGGCTGCGGGGCAAGGGGCGCTATCAGGTCTTTGATCGCCAAATGCATCAGCGTTTCATGGAGCGACTGACCTTAGAAAATGACTTGCGTCGTGCCCTCGAACGCCAGGAATTTGTCAACTTCTACCAGCCCATCGTCAACCTTCGCACTGGTCAGATCACAGGCTTTGAGGCGCTGGTGCGGTGGCTGCATCCTGAATTAGGGATGGTTTCCCCTGGAAGGTTTATTCCCTGTATGGAAGAAACGGGTTTAATTGTTCCAGTGGGGATGATGGTGCTGCAATTGGCCTGTCAGCAGCTGAACCAATGGAATCAGGCGGGTTGGTCTGATCTAACGATCAGCGTCAACCTATCAGTGCGGCAATTTGCTCACCCCAACCTGATTACAGAAATCGATCAGGTGGTGACTGAAACTCACATTAACCCCGAATTGCTGAGGCTTGAGATTACGGAGAGCGCCATCATGGAGGATGCAAAGGCGGCCGTTGACGTTACCCAAGAGTTGCGATCGCGCCGCATGCAGCTCAGCATTGATGATTTTGGTACCGGCTATTCATCCTTGGGCTATTTGAACCAGTTCCCCATTGACAGCTTGAAGATTGATCGGGCCTTTGTCAAAGAGATTGGCACCCCCAATAACAAATCTGAGATCCTACAAGCCATTATCGGCTTAGGCGAAGCCCTGAACCTCAATCTGATTGCCGAAGGTATTGAAACGCCCCAGCAGCTAGCTCACCTGCAGGCGCTGGGGATTCAATATGGTCAGGGCTACTTTTTTGGCAAACCGCTTAATTCCAAGAAGGCCACTGCGCTCTTACAAACAGCGCCAAAGTAA
- a CDS encoding response regulator: MAKAANALTLNILMVEDVEEDALLILQELHLAGLTPRWQRIQTAAEFEAAVDSQAWDVIISDYRLPQFSAPAALAILQQHQQDAPFILVSGVLNDSTAVEMMQAGAHDYVMKDNLTRLPAAIRREVQDAQMRADRKQIALELQIAQRTADLRTQQCLRERMAEITPHFLYLYDLQTQRILYTNQKIGSLLGYDSEAIEAMANNFFTHLVHPEDYSVIARHHCCLAAVPDEQSLNVEYRLRDRQGNWHWFVSCDVVFARDSTHQPTQILGSAIDITDRKQAEDCLRKSEARYRALMNGASDAILLANAQGRLVEVNCKAEELLCYTREELTAMHFTQLHPAADLEAVTAHFQAALAGHSPTAIEVDVRCKNGQIIPVSIASTLVQLEGITLIQGIMRDICDRKAYEAQLQQTNAELAHATRLKDEFLANMSHELRTPLNAILGMTEALQENVFGSLNTRQQQSLTTIEHSGRHLLALINDILDLAKVESGKMELDITQVAIQSLCKTSLSFVRELAHKKHIDLVLQISDSVAGLSVAVDERRMHQVLINLLSNAIKFTHQDGDVTLAVDLETCAPPANGLEVDDAAVQRPTSNENTLEMVTISVIDTGIGIAPENLTKLFQSFVQIDSKLNRQYEGTGLGLALVKRITEMHGGTVTVDSEVNRGSCFTIKLPSHLLQSKTAHRDRTTHHPSRPWKGGKQVFVIEDSEAAAEQIVRYLKEEKLVPTLQRSGENALARVMQLQPALVILDVQLPGQTGWEILTQLKANPQTQSIPVIITSVVDERQKGRMLGAVDYLVKPFSREQLRESFRNLMGSPAPEPIASAPAQPMVEKIAPLVLLVENNEANCYSISGYLEAKGYRLAIATDGYEAIHLVQVEEPDIILISLDVPDINGRDVTQQIRALPECACLPIIALTASAVPGDSEQCLVIGANACLAKPVKLKELVTTIGTLIQGE; this comes from the coding sequence ATGGCTAAGGCAGCTAACGCATTAACCCTAAATATCCTCATGGTTGAAGATGTAGAGGAAGATGCCTTGCTCATCCTTCAAGAACTCCATCTGGCTGGGTTGACACCCCGATGGCAGCGGATCCAAACGGCTGCAGAATTCGAGGCTGCTGTGGATAGCCAAGCATGGGACGTGATTATCTCCGATTATCGTTTACCCCAATTTAGTGCTCCAGCGGCCTTAGCGATTTTGCAGCAGCATCAGCAAGATGCTCCATTTATCCTGGTATCTGGCGTGTTGAACGATAGTACTGCCGTCGAGATGATGCAGGCAGGTGCCCATGACTATGTCATGAAAGATAACTTAACGCGCCTCCCAGCGGCCATCCGTCGAGAAGTTCAAGACGCCCAGATGCGGGCTGATCGAAAGCAGATTGCTTTGGAATTGCAGATTGCCCAGCGCACAGCAGACCTGAGAACTCAACAGTGCTTGCGTGAGCGCATGGCTGAGATAACCCCCCATTTTCTCTACCTCTATGATCTGCAAACGCAGCGCATTCTTTATACCAATCAAAAAATCGGATCGCTTCTAGGCTATGACTCTGAAGCCATCGAGGCGATGGCCAACAACTTTTTTACCCACCTTGTGCATCCAGAAGATTATTCAGTGATTGCGCGTCATCATTGCTGTCTTGCGGCGGTGCCAGATGAGCAGTCCTTAAACGTAGAATATCGCCTGCGCGATCGCCAAGGAAATTGGCACTGGTTTGTGAGCTGTGATGTGGTTTTTGCACGCGATAGTACCCACCAACCGACGCAAATTTTAGGATCCGCCATTGACATCACAGATCGCAAACAGGCAGAAGACTGTTTACGCAAGAGTGAAGCCCGCTATCGAGCCCTGATGAATGGGGCCAGTGATGCCATCTTGTTGGCCAATGCGCAAGGAAGGCTGGTTGAGGTGAACTGTAAAGCAGAGGAACTGCTGTGCTACACCCGCGAAGAGCTGACGGCAATGCACTTCACACAGCTGCATCCAGCGGCAGACCTGGAGGCTGTGACAGCGCATTTTCAGGCTGCATTAGCGGGGCATTCGCCCACCGCCATCGAAGTCGACGTACGGTGTAAAAATGGGCAAATCATTCCTGTGAGCATTGCTTCAACCCTTGTTCAGCTAGAGGGCATCACCCTAATCCAAGGGATTATGCGAGACATTTGCGATCGCAAAGCTTACGAGGCTCAGCTACAGCAAACCAATGCTGAATTAGCGCATGCTACCCGCCTGAAAGACGAATTCTTAGCGAATATGAGTCACGAACTCCGAACCCCGCTGAATGCCATTTTGGGAATGACTGAAGCCTTGCAAGAAAATGTGTTTGGCTCTCTGAATACCCGTCAGCAACAATCTCTCACCACGATTGAACACAGCGGTCGACATTTACTGGCGCTGATTAACGACATCCTCGATCTGGCCAAAGTGGAATCAGGCAAAATGGAGCTTGATATTACACAGGTTGCGATCCAGTCCCTCTGCAAAACGAGCCTGTCATTCGTTAGGGAGTTAGCCCACAAAAAGCACATCGACCTAGTGCTGCAAATCTCAGATTCTGTAGCGGGGTTATCAGTCGCTGTAGATGAGCGTCGCATGCACCAAGTGCTCATTAATTTATTAAGCAATGCCATTAAATTTACCCATCAAGATGGTGACGTTACCTTGGCTGTTGACTTGGAGACCTGTGCTCCTCCAGCAAACGGGTTGGAGGTGGATGATGCAGCGGTTCAGCGCCCTACCTCGAACGAAAATACTCTGGAGATGGTTACCATCTCTGTGATCGATACTGGCATCGGGATTGCGCCTGAAAACTTGACCAAGCTCTTTCAGTCTTTTGTTCAAATTGACAGTAAACTTAATCGCCAATATGAGGGCACTGGCTTAGGATTAGCCCTGGTAAAACGCATCACTGAGATGCATGGCGGTACGGTCACAGTAGACAGTGAAGTAAATCGAGGCAGCTGTTTTACGATCAAACTCCCGAGCCATTTGTTGCAGTCCAAAACTGCGCATCGAGATCGAACAACCCATCACCCTTCTCGTCCTTGGAAAGGCGGAAAGCAAGTATTTGTGATTGAAGATTCTGAGGCAGCTGCTGAACAAATCGTTCGCTATCTGAAGGAAGAAAAGTTAGTCCCTACGCTTCAAAGGTCTGGAGAGAATGCCCTAGCAAGGGTCATGCAACTGCAGCCAGCCCTGGTGATTTTAGATGTGCAGTTGCCTGGGCAAACGGGCTGGGAAATATTAACTCAACTAAAAGCCAACCCCCAAACCCAATCTATTCCGGTCATCATTACCTCTGTGGTAGATGAGCGCCAAAAAGGTCGGATGCTTGGAGCTGTAGATTATTTGGTCAAGCCTTTTTCAAGGGAACAATTAAGAGAATCATTCCGCAATTTGATGGGGAGTCCAGCACCTGAGCCCATAGCCTCAGCACCGGCACAGCCTATGGTAGAAAAGATAGCGCCACTCGTTTTATTAGTTGAAAATAACGAGGCGAATTGCTATAGCATCAGCGGATATTTAGAAGCGAAAGGCTATCGACTGGCCATTGCCACTGATGGATATGAGGCAATTCATCTCGTCCAGGTTGAGGAACCAGACATTATTTTGATCAGCCTTGATGTGCCTGATATAAACGGCCGAGACGTGACTCAACAAATTCGAGCTTTACCAGAGTGTGCCTGCCTTCCCATCATTGCCCTCACAGCGTCAGCGGTGCCGGGTGATTCTGAACAGTGTTTAGTGATAGGTGCGAATGCCTGCCTAGCTAAGCCGGTCAAGCTAAAGGAATTAGTAACCACAATTGGTACCTTGATACAGGGTGAGTAG